A DNA window from Centroberyx gerrardi isolate f3 chromosome 3, fCenGer3.hap1.cur.20231027, whole genome shotgun sequence contains the following coding sequences:
- the LOC144543380 gene encoding complement C1q-like protein 2 isoform X1 — MGTTVFGLLLLGCCLCGGQAGKSTYVISLHSQQYSQLVKLNVKMIHLQKENEAQAKRLGELEKQKSQVDTLKRQLQAQATALASVKAESTITESKVKALQKDVKVKQVAFSASLLASGRGYTGPYKAHTNLVFRCVATNIGNAYNPHTGVFTAPVRGVYHFQFYVSAYGHPVIASSAMLVKNKQQIFMAYEHRKFGYGTAANGVSLLLEAGDVVFLRLWHNTRIYDDSTRTSSFSGHLLFTM; from the exons ATGGGGACCACTGTGTTTGGGTTGCTGTTGCTGGGCTGCTGTCTGTGTGGAGGGCAGGCGGGAAAATCAACATATGTGATCTCCCTTCACTCCCAGCAATACAGCCAACTGGTTAAGCTGAATGTAAAGATGATTCACTTgcagaaagaaaatgaag CACAGGCAAAGAGGCTAGGAGAACTGGAGAAGCAGAAGAGCCAGGTGGACACGCTGAAGAGACAGTTACAAG CTCAAGCAACCGCCCTTGCCTCTGTGAAAGCCGAGTCTACAATCACTGAAAGCAAGGTGAAGGCTTTGCAGAAAGACGTGAAAG TCAAACAGGTGGCTTTCTCAGCCTCACTACTGGCGTCTGGCCGTGGATACACTGGACCCTACAAGGCACACACCAATTTGGTTTTCAGATGTGTCGCCACAAACATCGGAAATGCCTACAACCCCCACACag GTGTCTTCACTGCGCCAGTGAGGGGGGTGTACCACTTCCAGTTCTATGTCAGTGCATATGGACATCCTGTGATTGCCTCCTCCGCCATGTTAGTCAAGAATAAACAGCAGATATTTATGGCCTATGAACACCGAAAGTTTGGTTATGGGACTGCCGCTAATGGTGTGTCACTGCTTCTGGAGGCCGGAGATGTCGTGTTTCTGCGTCTCTGGCACAACACAAGGATCTATGACGATAGTACTCGCACTAGCAGCTTCAGCGGTCACTTGCTGTTCACCATGTGA
- the LOC144543380 gene encoding complement C1q-like protein 2 isoform X2, whose protein sequence is MGTTVFGLLLLGCCLCGGQAGKSTYVISLHSQQYSQLVKLNVKMIHLQKENEAQAKRLGELEKQKSQVDTLKRQLQVKQVAFSASLLASGRGYTGPYKAHTNLVFRCVATNIGNAYNPHTGVFTAPVRGVYHFQFYVSAYGHPVIASSAMLVKNKQQIFMAYEHRKFGYGTAANGVSLLLEAGDVVFLRLWHNTRIYDDSTRTSSFSGHLLFTM, encoded by the exons ATGGGGACCACTGTGTTTGGGTTGCTGTTGCTGGGCTGCTGTCTGTGTGGAGGGCAGGCGGGAAAATCAACATATGTGATCTCCCTTCACTCCCAGCAATACAGCCAACTGGTTAAGCTGAATGTAAAGATGATTCACTTgcagaaagaaaatgaag CACAGGCAAAGAGGCTAGGAGAACTGGAGAAGCAGAAGAGCCAGGTGGACACGCTGAAGAGACAGTTACAAG TCAAACAGGTGGCTTTCTCAGCCTCACTACTGGCGTCTGGCCGTGGATACACTGGACCCTACAAGGCACACACCAATTTGGTTTTCAGATGTGTCGCCACAAACATCGGAAATGCCTACAACCCCCACACag GTGTCTTCACTGCGCCAGTGAGGGGGGTGTACCACTTCCAGTTCTATGTCAGTGCATATGGACATCCTGTGATTGCCTCCTCCGCCATGTTAGTCAAGAATAAACAGCAGATATTTATGGCCTATGAACACCGAAAGTTTGGTTATGGGACTGCCGCTAATGGTGTGTCACTGCTTCTGGAGGCCGGAGATGTCGTGTTTCTGCGTCTCTGGCACAACACAAGGATCTATGACGATAGTACTCGCACTAGCAGCTTCAGCGGTCACTTGCTGTTCACCATGTGA
- the LOC139929612 gene encoding NLR family CARD domain-containing protein 3-like isoform X1, with protein sequence MTTDKEKLLETLEDLRGKELKSFQWFLQQDDILEGFPAIKKCKVENADREDTVDQMVQTYNKNILEVTKKVLKKINRNDLEQSLSNSSSGPKVDVSDVGETSANRGASSIQPQSAPLPHLPTDSSQTEDLLVRTTEPQQITRYQQKLQSNVQDRFMCAQEGWSERKDKKHLDDIYTDLYITDGGDIHINRQHEVRQIEMASRKPVETEKPIKPSDIFKHPSGKHTPIRTVLTNGIAGIGKTFLVHKIILDWSEGKANQDVHLTFPFTFRQLNLLKGESFCFAELIHRCIWETEFIEKEALNYIFTAVQMSGNSNYDKSKFKLLFVLDGLDESRLQLDFTANEERSIDVTESTGVEVLLTKLIKGKLLPSARLWITTRPAAANQIPGDFVDIVTEVRGFTDPQKEEYFRKRFRDEEQASRIISHIKTSRSLHIMCHIPVFCWITATVLKHVLNTSEREEGLPKTLTEMYTKFLVFQIDQTEKKYGTKNRIQYIESLAQLAFHQLEKGNLIFYEKDLKESGIDFSEASRYSGVFTEIFKEEDRPKKDKNKNKMFSFVHLSIQEFLAAVHVVLSLINSKKNVMAEPRLTSRSLRVVSTTSTSTEVHRIAIDKALQSPNGHLDLFLRFLLGLSLKTNQDLLDDLLTQTDSSSGSNQKTVQYIKTKIKKNPSPERSINLFHCLNELNDRSLVEEIQQYLRSGRLSTAKLSPAQWSALVFILLSSEEELDEFDLKKYSASEEALLRLLPVIKVSNKALLSVCQLSERSCEALASVLSSQSSSLRELDLSNNNLQDSGVKLLSVGLGSPHCRLETLRLSGCLLTEEGCASLASALSSNPSHLKELDLSYNHPGASGVKLLSAGLEDPHWRLDSLSVDHGGVQRLKPGLRKYACELTLDPNTAHRNLLLSEDNRKVTEVREQQPHPGHPERFDLCYQLLCRNGLTGRCYWEVEREGEVYIGVTYRGIGRKEDGADCRLGRNDKSWSLSCSDDSYSVCHNDRRTFIHSSLSSGSDRVGVYLDWPAGSLSFYRVSSDTPIHIHTFRSAFTEPLYPGIRFRPGSGSSVSLCRIEEGERNTPSAEQRQLLK encoded by the exons ATGACGACGGATAAAGAGAAGCTCTTGGAAACACTGGAGGACTTGAGAGGGAAAGAGCTCAAGAGCTTCCAGTGGTTCCTGCAGCAGGACGACATCCTGGAAGGCTTCCCAGCCATCAAAAAGTGCAAAGTGGAGAATGCGGACAGGGAGGACACAGTGGATCAGATGGTGCAGACCTACAACAAAAACATTCTGGAGGTGACCAAGAAGGTTTTGAAGAAGATCAACAGGAATGATCTAGAGCAGAGTTTGTCCAACAGCAGCTCAGGACCCAAAG tggATGTCAGTGATGTTGGGGAGACTTCAGCGAACAGAGGAGCTTCCTCCATTCAACCAcagtctgctcctcttcctcaccttcccACTGACAGCAGTCAGACTGAAG ATTTGCTGGTGAGAACAACAGAGCCTCAACAAATCACACGGTACCAACAAAAGCTCCAATCGAACGTCCAGGACAGGTTTATGTGCGCACAAGAAGGATGGTCAGAGAGGAAGGATAAGAAACATCTGGATGATATCTACACAGACCTCTACATCACAGACGGGGGTGACATACACATCAACAGGCAGCATGAGGTCAGGCAGATTGAGATGGCATCAAGAAAGCCAGTGGAAACAGAGAAACCAATCAAACCCAGCGATATCTTCAAACACCcttctggaaaacacacacccataaGAACAGTGCTGACCAATGGGATTGCAGGAATCGGCAAAACGTTCCTTGTGCACAAGATCATCCTGGACTGGAGTGAAGGAAAAGCCAATCAAGATGTTCATCTCACATTCCCCTTCACCTTCCGCCAGCTGAATTTACTGAAGGGAGAAAGCTTTTGTTTTGCAGAACTAATTCACAGATGTATCTGGGAAACTGAATTCATCGAGAAGGAGGCTCTTAATTACATCTTCACAGCAGTACAGATGTCAGGAAACTCCAACTATGACAAGAGTAAATTCAAACTCCTGTTTGTGTTGGACGGTCTGGATGAGAGCCGCCTTCAACTAGACTTCACTGCCAATGAAGAGCGCTCTAttgatgttacagagtcaaccGGAGTAGAAGTACTGCTGACAAagctcatcaaggggaaactgcttccctctgctcgcctctggataaccacacgacctgcagcagccaatcagatccctggaGACTTTGTTGACAtagtgacagaggtgagaggcttcactgacccacagaaggaggagtacttcaggaagagattcagagatgaggagcaggccagcagaatcatctcccacatcaagacttcacgaagcctccacatcatgtgccacatcccggtcttctgttggatcactgctacagttctgaaGCATGTGTTGAACaccagtgagagagaagaaggcctgcccaagaccctgactgagatgtacacaAAATTCTTGGTGTTTCAGATAGATCAGACGGAAAAGAAGTATGGcacaaaaaacagaattcagTACATTGAGTCACTTGCACAACTGGCTTTTCaccagctggagaaaggcaacctgatcttctatgagaAAGACCTAAAAGAGAGTGGCATTGATTTCAGTGAAGCATCACGGTACTCGGGAGTGTTCACagagatctttaaagaggaggaCCGGCCAAAgaaggacaaaaacaagaacaagatgttcagctttgtccatctgagcattcaggagtttctggctgctgttcatgtGGTCCTGTCACTCATTAACAGCAAGAAGAATGTGATGGCTGAACCACGATTGACTTCACGAAGTCTGCGGGTTGTCAGCACAACATCTACATCTACAGAGGTCCACAGGATTGCTATtgacaaggccttacagagtccaaatggacacctggacttgttcctccgattcctcctgggtctttcactgAAAACCAATCAGGATCTCCTAGACgacctgctgacacagacagatagCAGCTCAGGGAGCAATCAGAAAACGGTCCAGTACATCAAGACGAAGATCAAGAAGAAtccctctccagagagaagcatcaatctgttccactgtctgaatgagctgaatgaccgttctctagtggaggagatccaacagtacctgagatcaggacGTCTCTCCACAGCcaaactctcccctgctcagtggtcggctctggtcttcatcttactgtcatcagaagaagagctggacgagtttgacctgaagaaatactctgcttcagaggaagctcttctgaggctgctgccagtgatCAAAGTCTCCAATAAAGCTCT gctgagtgtctgtcagctgtcagagagaagctgtgaagctctggcctcagtgctcagctcccagtcctctagtctgagagagctggacctgagtaacaacaacctgcaggattcaggagtgaagctgctctctgttggactggggagtccacactgtagactggagactctcag gctgtcaggctgtctgcttacggaggaaggctgtgcttctctggcctcagctctgagctccaacccctcccatctgaaagagctggacctgagctacaatcatccaggagcctcaggagtgaagctgctctctgctggactggaggatccacactggagactggactctctcag tgtggaccatggtggagtgcagaggttgaaaccaggtctgaggaaat atgcctgtgaactcacccTGGACCCAAACACGGCACACAGAAACCTcctcctgtctgaagacaacagaaaggtgacagaggtgagagagcaGCAGCCACATCCTGGTCACCCAGAGAGGTTTGATCTCTGTTATCAGCTGCTGTGCAGAAACGGTCTGACCGGCCGCTGCtactgggaggtggagagggaaggagaggtttatataggagtgacttacagaggaatcggTAGAAAAGAAGACGGTGCTGACTGCAGGCTTGGAAGGAACgacaagtcctggagtctgtccTGCTCCGATGACAGTTACTCTGTCTGTCACAACGACAGAAGGACATTCAtacattcctccctctcctctggctcTGACAGAGTGggagtgtatctggactggcccgccggctctctgtccttctacagagtctcCTCGGACACAccgatccacatccacaccttccgcTCCGCGTTCACCGAGCCCCTCTACCCCGGGATAAGGTTTAGGCCTGGGTCTGGTTCCTCGGTGTCTCTGTGTCGgatagaggaaggagagagaaacactcccTCTGCTGAgcaaagacagctgctgaaatga
- the LOC139929598 gene encoding lysozyme g-like, with product MASRYGDISRVHTTGASKETARADGRSSSGVSASHEMAASDLPYIDQHKDKIMSAADSHGVDPAIVAGIISRETRGGRGQGLEGGWGDHGNAYGLMQVDKRWHKPRGGWDSEDHISQGIGVFKGSYSDIERRHPDWSKDQKLKGALSAYNMGAGSVDSYEQVDARTTGRDYANDVAARSQYFKTHGYN from the exons atGG CCTCTCGCTATGGAGATATCAGTAGAGTTCACACAACTGGTGCATCAAAGGAAACAGCAAGAGCTGATGGAAGAAGTTCCAGCG GAGTGTCTGCATCTCATGAAATGGCAGCGAGCGATCTGCCCTACATAGACCAGCACAAGGACAAGATCATGAGCGCAGCCGACAGCCACGGAGTGGATCCCGCCATCGTGGCCGGCATCATCTCCAGAGAGACCCGCGGGGGCCGGGGACAGGGGCTCGAGGGCGGCTGGGGCGACCACGGAAACGCCTACGGACTGATGCAG GTTGACAAGCGCTGGCACAAGCCCCGCGGCGGATGGGACAGCGAGGACCACATCAGTCAAGGCATCGGTGTGTTTAAAGGCTCCTACTCTGACATTGAGAGACGGCATCCTGACTGGAGCAAGGATCAGAAGCTGAAAG GGGCATTGAGTGCCTACAACATGGGTGCAGGGAGCGTGGACTCCTACGAGCAAGTGGACGCCCGCACTACTGGACGGGACTACGCCAATGATGTGGCTGCCAGGTCCCagtactttaaaacacacgggTATAACTGA
- the LOC139929612 gene encoding NLR family CARD domain-containing protein 3-like isoform X2: protein MTTDKEKLLETLEDLRGKELKSFQWFLQQDDILEGFPAIKKCKVENADREDTVDQMVQTYNKNILEVTKKVLKKINRNDLEQSLSNSSSGPKVDVSDVGETSANRGASSIQPQSAPLPHLPTDSSQTEDLLVRTTEPQQITRYQQKLQSNVQDRFMCAQEGWSERKDKKHLDDIYTDLYITDGGDIHINRQHEVRQIEMASRKPVETEKPIKPSDIFKHPSGKHTPIRTVLTNGIAGIGKTFLVHKIILDWSEGKANQDVHLTFPFTFRQLNLLKGESFCFAELIHRCIWETEFIEKEALNYIFTAVQMSGNSNYDKSKFKLLFVLDGLDESRLQLDFTANEERSIDVTESTGVEVLLTKLIKGKLLPSARLWITTRPAAANQIPGDFVDIVTEVRGFTDPQKEEYFRKRFRDEEQASRIISHIKTSRSLHIMCHIPVFCWITATVLKHVLNTSEREEGLPKTLTEMYTKFLVFQIDQTEKKYGTKNRIQYIESLAQLAFHQLEKGNLIFYEKDLKESGIDFSEASRYSGVFTEIFKEEDRPKKDKNKNKMFSFVHLSIQEFLAAVHVVLSLINSKKNVMAEPRLTSRSLRVVSTTSTSTEVHRIAIDKALQSPNGHLDLFLRFLLGLSLKTNQDLLDDLLTQTDSSSGSNQKTVQYIKTKIKKNPSPERSINLFHCLNELNDRSLVEEIQQYLRSGRLSTAKLSPAQWSALVFILLSSEEELDEFDLKKYSASEEALLRLLPVIKVSNKALLSVCQLSERSCEALASVLSSQSSSLRELDLSNNNLQDSGVKLLSVGLGSPHCRLETLRLSGCLLTEEGCASLASALSSNPSHLKELDLSYNHPGASGVKLLSAGLEDPHWRLDSLSVDHGGVQRLKPGLRK from the exons ATGACGACGGATAAAGAGAAGCTCTTGGAAACACTGGAGGACTTGAGAGGGAAAGAGCTCAAGAGCTTCCAGTGGTTCCTGCAGCAGGACGACATCCTGGAAGGCTTCCCAGCCATCAAAAAGTGCAAAGTGGAGAATGCGGACAGGGAGGACACAGTGGATCAGATGGTGCAGACCTACAACAAAAACATTCTGGAGGTGACCAAGAAGGTTTTGAAGAAGATCAACAGGAATGATCTAGAGCAGAGTTTGTCCAACAGCAGCTCAGGACCCAAAG tggATGTCAGTGATGTTGGGGAGACTTCAGCGAACAGAGGAGCTTCCTCCATTCAACCAcagtctgctcctcttcctcaccttcccACTGACAGCAGTCAGACTGAAG ATTTGCTGGTGAGAACAACAGAGCCTCAACAAATCACACGGTACCAACAAAAGCTCCAATCGAACGTCCAGGACAGGTTTATGTGCGCACAAGAAGGATGGTCAGAGAGGAAGGATAAGAAACATCTGGATGATATCTACACAGACCTCTACATCACAGACGGGGGTGACATACACATCAACAGGCAGCATGAGGTCAGGCAGATTGAGATGGCATCAAGAAAGCCAGTGGAAACAGAGAAACCAATCAAACCCAGCGATATCTTCAAACACCcttctggaaaacacacacccataaGAACAGTGCTGACCAATGGGATTGCAGGAATCGGCAAAACGTTCCTTGTGCACAAGATCATCCTGGACTGGAGTGAAGGAAAAGCCAATCAAGATGTTCATCTCACATTCCCCTTCACCTTCCGCCAGCTGAATTTACTGAAGGGAGAAAGCTTTTGTTTTGCAGAACTAATTCACAGATGTATCTGGGAAACTGAATTCATCGAGAAGGAGGCTCTTAATTACATCTTCACAGCAGTACAGATGTCAGGAAACTCCAACTATGACAAGAGTAAATTCAAACTCCTGTTTGTGTTGGACGGTCTGGATGAGAGCCGCCTTCAACTAGACTTCACTGCCAATGAAGAGCGCTCTAttgatgttacagagtcaaccGGAGTAGAAGTACTGCTGACAAagctcatcaaggggaaactgcttccctctgctcgcctctggataaccacacgacctgcagcagccaatcagatccctggaGACTTTGTTGACAtagtgacagaggtgagaggcttcactgacccacagaaggaggagtacttcaggaagagattcagagatgaggagcaggccagcagaatcatctcccacatcaagacttcacgaagcctccacatcatgtgccacatcccggtcttctgttggatcactgctacagttctgaaGCATGTGTTGAACaccagtgagagagaagaaggcctgcccaagaccctgactgagatgtacacaAAATTCTTGGTGTTTCAGATAGATCAGACGGAAAAGAAGTATGGcacaaaaaacagaattcagTACATTGAGTCACTTGCACAACTGGCTTTTCaccagctggagaaaggcaacctgatcttctatgagaAAGACCTAAAAGAGAGTGGCATTGATTTCAGTGAAGCATCACGGTACTCGGGAGTGTTCACagagatctttaaagaggaggaCCGGCCAAAgaaggacaaaaacaagaacaagatgttcagctttgtccatctgagcattcaggagtttctggctgctgttcatgtGGTCCTGTCACTCATTAACAGCAAGAAGAATGTGATGGCTGAACCACGATTGACTTCACGAAGTCTGCGGGTTGTCAGCACAACATCTACATCTACAGAGGTCCACAGGATTGCTATtgacaaggccttacagagtccaaatggacacctggacttgttcctccgattcctcctgggtctttcactgAAAACCAATCAGGATCTCCTAGACgacctgctgacacagacagatagCAGCTCAGGGAGCAATCAGAAAACGGTCCAGTACATCAAGACGAAGATCAAGAAGAAtccctctccagagagaagcatcaatctgttccactgtctgaatgagctgaatgaccgttctctagtggaggagatccaacagtacctgagatcaggacGTCTCTCCACAGCcaaactctcccctgctcagtggtcggctctggtcttcatcttactgtcatcagaagaagagctggacgagtttgacctgaagaaatactctgcttcagaggaagctcttctgaggctgctgccagtgatCAAAGTCTCCAATAAAGCTCT gctgagtgtctgtcagctgtcagagagaagctgtgaagctctggcctcagtgctcagctcccagtcctctagtctgagagagctggacctgagtaacaacaacctgcaggattcaggagtgaagctgctctctgttggactggggagtccacactgtagactggagactctcag gctgtcaggctgtctgcttacggaggaaggctgtgcttctctggcctcagctctgagctccaacccctcccatctgaaagagctggacctgagctacaatcatccaggagcctcaggagtgaagctgctctctgctggactggaggatccacactggagactggactctctcag tgtggaccatggtggagtgcagaggttgaaaccaggtctgaggaaat AG